One genomic region from Natrinema caseinilyticum encodes:
- a CDS encoding SDR family NAD(P)-dependent oxidoreductase → MADEIFSVDASTAIVTGGSGGIGASIAERFVENGANVVVCSREQTRVDEVAETIDDRNLSGDIRAVECDVTDRPAVDELVEAAVDQFGSLDVLVNNAGASFMAPFEELSENGWKTIVDINLHGTFHCTQAATTRMKEHGGGSIVNISSSAAIHGAPLMTHYGAAKAGMLNLTRTLAYELADHDIRVNCIAPGIVVTEGMESQMGFTADDIDRMTVKRRVGLPEEIADVSRFLASPAASYLTGETITVGGVPRVEETHEFSDPYAWS, encoded by the coding sequence ATGGCGGACGAAATATTTAGCGTCGACGCTTCAACTGCGATTGTGACGGGTGGCTCCGGCGGGATCGGTGCATCGATCGCCGAGCGATTCGTCGAGAACGGAGCGAACGTCGTCGTCTGTTCGCGAGAGCAGACGCGCGTCGATGAGGTTGCAGAGACGATCGACGACCGCAATCTGTCGGGCGACATTCGTGCTGTCGAATGTGATGTCACGGACCGACCAGCGGTCGACGAACTCGTAGAAGCAGCGGTCGATCAGTTCGGCAGTCTCGACGTCCTAGTGAACAACGCTGGGGCGAGTTTCATGGCCCCGTTCGAGGAACTGAGCGAGAACGGGTGGAAGACGATCGTCGATATCAATCTTCACGGTACGTTCCACTGTACGCAGGCGGCCACGACTCGGATGAAAGAACACGGCGGGGGATCTATCGTAAATATCTCCAGCAGCGCCGCCATCCACGGCGCTCCGCTGATGACTCACTACGGAGCGGCCAAGGCAGGAATGCTCAATCTCACCCGAACGCTGGCCTACGAACTGGCGGATCACGATATCCGCGTCAATTGCATCGCGCCCGGGATCGTCGTGACCGAAGGGATGGAATCGCAGATGGGGTTCACCGCCGATGATATCGACCGGATGACCGTCAAGCGACGAGTCGGGCTTCCGGAAGAGATCGCCGACGTCAGCCGATTCCTCGCGAGTCCTGCAGCGTCGTATCTCACGGGAGAGACGATCACCGTTGGCGGTGTACCGCGAGTTGAAGAAACACACGAATTCTCTGACCCGTATGCGTGGTCGTAG
- a CDS encoding LLM class flavin-dependent oxidoreductase, which yields MELEDGTQITDGSIRDVHEDLKQVTKHQVEWGVLAEEYGFDRYVMPEHHFEAPGPEYSPNPMMSQMAVAAQTDDIKLAQGGNIITWHEPVRFAEQAAMLDLISDGRAEIGVGRGYQPRENEVLGQFWSGSVQDQEENRQSFMEKWEIIEKAWTEDLFSYHGNYHYYPPKHTKWHHSMEKKWLEADVTENEVDDMLDWKEEEKYSMVAMNSVIGGGTTLKSFPVYPQPQQKPYPQIWLPMTSPRTIEYGAKNGFNGFFTLEPPRVMKQNIDMYMEFSEEAGWPDRRPEYDGEPFKRGWDENRQRGCMVGRFIFNTDVPGHDAETLERWKTGLEHGWSYFGPFGFAAVLSDVDEDPIDPDTTVTADMLIERDIAMIGDTEELKEKIADFKNTLEYEDFNFEAWFEVAGMKPEEANAQLKHFGENIIPWMREEWPSPGDPGY from the coding sequence TTGGAACTGGAAGACGGAACACAGATCACTGACGGCTCCATTCGCGACGTACACGAAGACTTGAAGCAGGTAACCAAACACCAGGTCGAATGGGGAGTTCTCGCCGAAGAGTACGGGTTCGACCGGTACGTGATGCCCGAGCATCATTTTGAAGCACCCGGGCCGGAGTACAGTCCTAATCCGATGATGAGCCAGATGGCTGTGGCGGCTCAAACTGACGATATCAAACTCGCGCAGGGTGGAAACATCATCACGTGGCACGAACCGGTCCGGTTTGCCGAACAAGCAGCGATGCTCGATCTGATCAGCGATGGGCGAGCAGAAATCGGCGTCGGTCGGGGATACCAGCCCCGTGAGAACGAAGTACTCGGACAATTTTGGTCCGGCTCCGTACAAGACCAGGAAGAGAACCGTCAATCGTTCATGGAAAAGTGGGAAATCATCGAGAAGGCCTGGACGGAAGACCTGTTCTCGTACCACGGAAACTACCACTACTACCCCCCGAAGCACACGAAGTGGCACCATTCGATGGAGAAGAAATGGCTGGAAGCGGATGTCACTGAGAACGAGGTTGACGACATGCTGGACTGGAAGGAAGAAGAGAAATACTCCATGGTCGCCATGAACTCTGTGATCGGGGGTGGAACGACGCTCAAATCGTTCCCCGTCTATCCGCAGCCCCAGCAGAAACCGTATCCGCAGATCTGGCTCCCGATGACGTCGCCACGCACCATCGAATACGGGGCGAAAAATGGATTCAACGGGTTCTTTACCCTCGAGCCACCGAGGGTGATGAAACAGAACATCGACATGTACATGGAATTCTCCGAAGAGGCCGGGTGGCCGGACCGACGTCCCGAGTACGACGGCGAACCGTTCAAGCGCGGGTGGGACGAAAACCGTCAGCGTGGCTGCATGGTCGGCCGCTTTATCTTCAACACGGACGTCCCCGGTCACGACGCCGAGACGCTCGAGCGGTGGAAAACAGGTCTCGAGCACGGGTGGTCGTATTTCGGCCCGTTCGGATTCGCAGCCGTTCTCTCAGACGTCGACGAAGACCCCATCGATCCAGACACCACGGTCACGGCGGATATGTTAATAGAGCGTGACATCGCGATGATTGGCGATACGGAGGAACTGAAGGAGAAGATTGCAGACTTCAAGAACACGCTCGAATACGAGGATTTCAACTTTGAAGCGTGGTTCGAAGTTGCCGGAATGAAACCCGAGGAAGCGAACGCCCAGTTGAAGCACTTCGGTGAGAACATCATCCCCTGGATGCGCGAAGAGTGGCCGAGTCCGGGAGATCCCGGCTACTGA